A section of the Bombus fervidus isolate BK054 chromosome 9, iyBomFerv1, whole genome shotgun sequence genome encodes:
- the LOC139990540 gene encoding uncharacterized protein, which yields MVGILGLFLCALLCASVSDVQGACKQLKNDDMIEYSCTGGQLSDLDNLPASTGKIRISHMPIQRITADTFSRFGLDLWVLGCSYCGITDIEPGAFEHLSNLQQLSFDNNRLTTIKVSWFKKLNYLTYLDLNYNNIESIEDGLFKNLPGLVDLRLSGNRLECLNLVDMSHLKGLKRIFLSENSEFKCPKAVSAFLEKHGVSFDSDPEWSRIPNDLIYPEIPYDYDEESSIEGQSIEEQSTPLPAHHERLHPTITPSPMATTQYTPPPFRTTEEVVYRPHNSPDWRTTPRTDADPYESKPKATVPPYDINMIYHQSIPEEYWRTTTILYESGGEATNPSYDEDTRAPYTPPRTVAPIERVTYPQRETTDYSSQDITTLSSWPRTSESVGAGGEYEVYPPHRNQDKHYTEQPDYSNPPNSVLLASSQIPPHVELNTERSMDPYSGWSAKNSMPSNEKYPPTSVPNIENKASEISVPSLYTTQSIHSIPHIPTVMVQPAHPENVYQPPYYDPAVTVHSPPPVNNWPQQEEGTSAIVQIETTTDKPLPNCSTRSLSSSNQSSITMIIVSVLLAIRVLVEGF from the coding sequence atggtTGGCATCCTCGGACTATTTCTATGCGCTTTATTGTGTGCTAGTGTCAGTGATGTACAAGGGGCGTGCAAGCAGTTAAAGAACGACGACATGATAGAATATTCCTGTACGGGTGGACAATTGTCCGATTTGGACAATCTTCCTGCATCGACTggaaaaattcgaatttctcACATGCCAATTCAGCGAATAACTGCGGATACCTTTTCGAGGTTTGGTTTGGATCTCTGGGTCCTAGGATGTTCCTACTGTGGTATAACGGACATTGAACCGGGAGCCTTTGAACATCTAAGTAACCTTCAACAATTAAGCTTCGACAACAATCGTTTAACCACTATAAAGGTATCTTGgttcaaaaaattaaattacttgaCGTACTTGGACCTGAATTACAATAACATAGAGTCTATTGAGGATGGTTTGTTCAAAAATCTACCCGGCCTTGTTGACCTAAGATTATCTGGTAATCGTTTAGAATGCCTAAATCTTGTAGACATGTCACATTTAAAGGGATTAAAAAGAATCTTTCTGAGTGAAAATTCTGAATTCAAGTGTCCAAAAGCTGTCAGTGCTTTTCTCGAGAAGCATGGAGTAAGTTTCGATAGCGATCCAGAATGGAGTAGAATTCCAAACGATTTAATTTATCCGGAAATACCATACGATTACGACGAAGAGAGCAGCATAGAGGGACAGAGTATAGAGGAGCAGTCCACGCCGCTACCTGCTCATCACGAAAGATTGCATCCAACTATAACACCATCTCCAATGGCAACAACACAATATACCCCACCACCGTTCCGTACAACCGAAGAAGTAGTTTATCGTCCACATAATTCTCCAGATTGGAGAACAACTCCAAGAACAGACGCAGACCCCTACGAAAGCAAACCAAAAGCTACAGTTCCACCATACGATATTAACATGATATATCACCAATCAATCCCAGAGGAATATTGGAGAACAACTACAATCTTGTACGAAAGTGGAGGAGAAGCTACAAATCCGTCATATGACGAAGATACAAGAGCACCATATACTCCACCAAGAACCGTTGCACCAATCGAACGGGTAACATATCCACAACGTGAAACGACGGACTACAGCAGCCAAGACATAACGACCTTGAGTTCTTGGCCAAGAACCTCGGAATCCGTCGGTGCCGGTGGCGAATACGAGGTCTATCCACCCCACAGAAACCAAGACAAACATTACACAGAACAGCCGGATTATTCAAACCCACCCAACTCAGTCCTTTTGGCATCGAGCCAAATACCACCTCATGTGGAGCTTAACACAGAGCGTTCTATGGATCCCTACTCTGGTTGGTCTGCAAAGAATAGTATGCCATCAAACGAAAAGTATCCACCTACATCTGTACCCAATATCGAAAACAAAGCATCAGAAATTTCGGTTCCTTCTTTATACACGACTCAATCTATTCACTCCATCCCACATATACCAACTGTGATGGTTCAACCTGCTCACCCTGAAAATGTCTATCAACCACCATATTACGACCCCGCGGTCACTGTTCATTCACCGCCACCGGTGAATAATTGGCCACAGCAGGAGGAAGGGACATCGGCAATCGTGCAAATTGAAACGACTACCGATAAGCCATTGCCTAATTGTTCAACCAGGAGTTTATCATCGTCGAACCAGAGCTCCATCACGATGATCATCGTTTCCGTTCTTCTTGCGATTCGCGTCCTTGTGGAGGGATTTTAG